The proteins below come from a single Leptotrichia sp. oral taxon 223 genomic window:
- a CDS encoding dCMP deaminase family protein, producing the protein MSKRENYLSWDEYFMGIAFLSGMRSKDPSTQVGACIIDEDKKIIGIGYNGFPMGSSDDSMPWGKEGEFLETKYPYVVHAELNAILNSIKSLKNCIIYVTHFPCNECAKAIVQSGIKKVIYFSDKHKSLDSTKASRRIFENAQVEMVHLEIGKERINIQFKD; encoded by the coding sequence ATGTCTAAAAGAGAAAATTATTTATCGTGGGATGAATATTTTATGGGAATTGCATTTTTGTCTGGAATGAGAAGCAAGGATCCGTCTACACAGGTCGGAGCATGTATCATAGATGAAGATAAGAAAATAATAGGAATCGGATATAACGGATTTCCGATGGGAAGTTCGGATGACAGTATGCCTTGGGGTAAAGAAGGGGAGTTTTTGGAAACGAAATATCCTTATGTTGTGCATGCTGAGCTGAATGCTATTCTTAATAGTATAAAATCGCTCAAAAATTGTATTATTTATGTGACACATTTTCCTTGCAATGAGTGTGCGAAGGCGATTGTCCAGTCGGGAATAAAAAAAGTGATATACTTTTCTGATAAGCATAAGTCGCTTGATTCAACAAAGGCTTCGAGAAGGATTTTTGAAAATGCACAGGTGGAAATGGTTCATCTTGAAATTGGGAAAGAAAGGATAAACATACAGTTTAAAGATTAG
- a CDS encoding AAA family ATPase — protein sequence MDFYLLEFKLNGIKNIEKKIAISFYKQDIRKFNRENYNVKGIFGRNGIGKTAIIKGIEILRNIVLDSDYLILKSSLLNEIINKKLKECYLSSEFLIIDKNNKKHIFEHSINLKIKNGKIIITKEIINKKKLDRKEILKTLIIENGKINKEKSNYFKNLDEIEKLSMNLLDRKSIIKLIIDNAEKNIEKEGTNELKSEKFEFIYLYVLYLKINVFTHLEDSHYKMVYINFENQNWLDKIYVDYVNQEAKKRNILFRTKEEIENLNKSLERKERFLKLFNPELNKIEFEKKDFDENYYEIEYVFNYKDYKINFEYESMGMKSLFRLFDVLDTINNGGIVFVDEIDMSIHDLYLNRLIEFFAENGKGQFTFTAHNTSILDTLKKYKNSIDFITEYQEIKPWIKNGNYSPRKQYLEGMLPNMPYNIEYYDFFEIFDTSEEEG from the coding sequence ATGGATTTTTATCTTTTAGAATTTAAATTAAATGGAATAAAAAATATTGAAAAAAAAATTGCAATTAGTTTTTATAAGCAGGATATTCGGAAGTTTAACAGGGAAAATTATAATGTTAAGGGAATTTTTGGAAGAAATGGAATTGGGAAGACTGCTATTATAAAGGGAATTGAAATTTTGAGAAATATTGTATTAGACAGTGACTATTTGATTTTAAAAAGTAGTTTGTTAAATGAAATAATAAATAAGAAGCTGAAAGAGTGTTATTTGTCTTCTGAATTTTTGATTATTGATAAAAATAATAAAAAACATATTTTTGAACATTCAATAAATTTAAAAATAAAAAATGGGAAAATTATTATTACAAAGGAAATAATAAATAAAAAAAAGCTAGATAGAAAAGAGATATTAAAAACATTAATTATAGAAAATGGAAAGATAAACAAAGAGAAGTCAAATTATTTTAAAAATTTAGATGAAATAGAAAAGTTATCAATGAATTTACTGGATAGAAAAAGTATAATAAAACTGATTATTGATAATGCTGAAAAGAACATTGAAAAAGAGGGAACAAATGAACTAAAATCTGAAAAATTTGAATTTATATATTTATATGTATTGTATTTAAAAATTAATGTATTTACTCATTTGGAAGACAGTCATTATAAAATGGTTTATATCAATTTTGAAAATCAAAATTGGCTTGATAAAATATATGTTGATTATGTAAATCAAGAAGCTAAAAAGAGAAATATCTTATTTAGAACAAAAGAAGAAATTGAAAATTTGAATAAAAGTCTAGAAAGAAAAGAAAGATTTTTAAAATTATTTAATCCTGAACTAAATAAAATAGAGTTTGAAAAGAAAGATTTTGATGAAAATTATTATGAAATTGAATATGTTTTCAACTACAAGGATTATAAGATAAATTTTGAATATGAAAGTATGGGAATGAAATCACTGTTTAGATTATTTGATGTTTTGGATACGATTAATAATGGTGGAATTGTATTTGTTGATGAAATAGATATGAGTATTCATGATTTATATTTGAATAGGTTAATTGAGTTTTTTGCTGAAAATGGGAAAGGACAGTTTACGTTTACGGCTCATAATACAAGTATTTTGGATACTTTAAAAAAATATAAAAATTCGATAGATTTTATAACTGAATATCAGGAAATAAAGCCTTGGATAAAAAATGGAAATTATTCTCCAAGAAAGCAGTATTTGGAGGGGATGTTACCAAATATGCCATATAATATTGAATATTATGATTTTTTTGAAATATTTGATACATCTGAAGAGGAGGGTTAA
- a CDS encoding uracil-DNA glycosylase: MVNIGNDWDEIFEKEKEFEKDYYLNLRKFLVKEYKTKTIYPDKYEIFSAFKLTSYKDCKVVILGQDPYHGENQAHGLAFSVKRGVALPPSLKNIYKEIENEFGYKMSKNGFLESWAKQGVLLLNTALTVVAGNANSHSKIGWEIFTDNVIKYLNNREEPIIFILWGNNAKSKKAFIDTNKHYILESVHPSPLSASRGFFGCGHFKKANDILKELGKEEIDWQI; the protein is encoded by the coding sequence ATGGTTAATATCGGAAATGACTGGGATGAAATTTTTGAGAAAGAAAAGGAATTTGAAAAAGACTATTACTTAAATTTAAGAAAATTTTTAGTAAAAGAATATAAAACAAAAACGATTTATCCAGATAAATATGAAATTTTTTCTGCGTTTAAGCTGACAAGCTATAAGGACTGCAAAGTTGTAATTCTAGGGCAGGATCCATATCATGGCGAAAATCAGGCACATGGACTGGCATTTTCTGTAAAGCGGGGAGTTGCCTTGCCACCTTCCTTAAAGAATATTTATAAGGAAATTGAAAATGAATTTGGCTATAAAATGAGTAAAAATGGGTTTCTTGAAAGCTGGGCAAAACAGGGAGTGCTACTTTTAAATACAGCACTTACCGTGGTTGCTGGAAATGCCAACTCACATTCAAAAATAGGCTGGGAAATTTTTACAGATAATGTGATAAAATATTTGAATAATCGTGAAGAACCAATAATTTTTATACTTTGGGGAAATAATGCCAAAAGCAAGAAAGCCTTTATCGATACAAACAAGCACTACATTTTGGAAAGTGTTCATCCAAGCCCGTTGTCTGCAAGCCGTGGATTTTTTGGATGTGGGCATTTTAAGAAAGCTAATGACATTTTGAAAGAGCTGGGGAAAGAGGAAATTGACTGGCAGATATAA
- a CDS encoding GNAT family N-acetyltransferase has product MNFRKSTYDDVDKILEIIEKAKVELKKLGLDQWQKGYPNREVVENDIKNEFSYVLEEIAEKDNKSENQIFKKIIGTIVLSPEKEESYSKIEGKWITNDDYIVIHRLAVDSEIKNKGIATKILEFSEKECIKNKILSIKTDTHENNEPMKKFLEKNGFSYCGVIYLDKEPDVGEKRIAYEKIIKIPHKLL; this is encoded by the coding sequence GTGAATTTTAGAAAATCGACTTACGATGATGTGGATAAAATTTTAGAAATTATTGAAAAAGCAAAAGTTGAATTGAAGAAGTTAGGGCTGGATCAATGGCAAAAAGGCTATCCCAATAGAGAAGTCGTTGAAAACGATATAAAAAATGAGTTTAGTTATGTTTTGGAAGAAATTGCTGAAAAGGACAATAAATCTGAAAATCAGATTTTTAAAAAAATTATCGGAACGATTGTTTTGTCGCCTGAAAAGGAAGAATCATATTCTAAAATCGAAGGAAAATGGATAACAAACGATGATTATATCGTAATCCACAGGCTGGCAGTCGATTCTGAAATAAAAAATAAGGGAATTGCAACAAAAATATTGGAATTTTCGGAAAAAGAGTGCATAAAAAATAAAATACTCAGTATAAAAACAGACACACATGAAAATAATGAACCAATGAAAAAATTCCTTGAAAAAAATGGATTCAGTTATTGCGGCGTGATTTATTTGGATAAGGAGCCTGATGTTGGTGAAAAGAGAATTGCCTATGAGAAAATAATAAAAATACCACATAAATTATTATAA